From the genome of Triticum aestivum cultivar Chinese Spring chromosome 3B, IWGSC CS RefSeq v2.1, whole genome shotgun sequence, one region includes:
- the LOC123072597 gene encoding RNA-binding protein 24 isoform X2, giving the protein MSMAHQAAAAGGDTRLTKLFVGGLAWETSKEGVRGHFERFGEILEAVVIADKGTGRSKGYGFVTFREAEAAMRACLDPYPVIDGRRANCNLACLGVQRSKAPQTLPYLQPYAVGHVHGGGNINTRAVKAAIAAAAGGGASFVDHGIQQGVPAAAYNMYGYSPYFSDYSYQPLTYYQAYGGLAGGAQYQVFNGGATTAPTAGLAMADPTGLYPYYQYAPAVSAAAAYNMMQYPQMYQYAAVGAPPESSPTAVSGLHQFIGAAAFEPHTGSQAGGMTLAQLTAPALPAPAPQYQYRLVSPMPIATPDQKKPLA; this is encoded by the exons aTGTCCATGGCTCATCAGGCGGCGGCCGCCGGCGGCGACACGAGGCTGACCAAGCTGTTCGTGGGGGGCCTGGCGTGGGAGACGAGCAAGGAGGGCGTGCGCGGCCACTTCGAGCGCTTCGGCGAGATCCTCGAGGCCGTCGTCATCGCCGACAAGGGCACCGGCAGATCCAAGGGCTACGGATTC GTTACCTTCCGGGAGGCGGAAGCGGCCATGAGGGCGTGCTTGGATCCGTACCCGGTGATTGACGGCAGGAGGGCCAACTGTAACCTCGCCTGTCTCGGGGTCCAGAGGTCCAAGGCGCCACAAACACTGCCTTATCTGCAACCATATGCTG TAGGCCATGTCCATGGTGGAGGCAACATCAACACGAGGGCAGTGAAAGCTgccattgctgctgctgctggtggtggtgccaGCTTCGTCGACCATGGCATCCAGCAAGGGGTCCCTGCCGCGGCCTACAACATGTACGG GTACTCTCCATATTTCTCGGACTACAGCTATCAGCCACTG ACCTATTATCAGGCGTACGGTGGGCTAGCCGGAGGGGCGCAGTACCAGGTCTTCAACGGTGGCGCCACCACAGCGCCAACGGCGGGGCTAGCAATGGCTGATCCAACCGGGCTCTACCCCTACTACCAATATGCACCTGCCGTGAGTGCCGCGGCTGCATACAACATGATGCAGTACCCCCAGATGTACCAGTACGCGGCGGTCGGCGCCCCGCCAGAGAGCAGCCCGACAGCAGTGTCCGGCCTCCACCAGTTCATTGGCGCCGCTGCGTTTGAGCCTCATACTGGCAGCCAGGCGGGAG GTATGACACTGGCTCAGCTGACAGCTCCAGCTCTGCCGGCACCTGCGCCACAGTATCAGTACAGGCTCGTCTCTCCCATGCCTATTGCAACACCAGATCAGAAGAAGCCCTTAGCCTAG
- the LOC123072597 gene encoding RNA-binding protein 24 isoform X1, translating into MSMAHQAAAAGGDTRLTKLFVGGLAWETSKEGVRGHFERFGEILEAVVIADKGTGRSKGYGFVTFREAEAAMRACLDPYPVIDGRRANCNLACLGVQRSKAPQTLPYLQPYAAVGHVHGGGNINTRAVKAAIAAAAGGGASFVDHGIQQGVPAAAYNMYGYSPYFSDYSYQPLTYYQAYGGLAGGAQYQVFNGGATTAPTAGLAMADPTGLYPYYQYAPAVSAAAAYNMMQYPQMYQYAAVGAPPESSPTAVSGLHQFIGAAAFEPHTGSQAGGMTLAQLTAPALPAPAPQYQYRLVSPMPIATPDQKKPLA; encoded by the exons aTGTCCATGGCTCATCAGGCGGCGGCCGCCGGCGGCGACACGAGGCTGACCAAGCTGTTCGTGGGGGGCCTGGCGTGGGAGACGAGCAAGGAGGGCGTGCGCGGCCACTTCGAGCGCTTCGGCGAGATCCTCGAGGCCGTCGTCATCGCCGACAAGGGCACCGGCAGATCCAAGGGCTACGGATTC GTTACCTTCCGGGAGGCGGAAGCGGCCATGAGGGCGTGCTTGGATCCGTACCCGGTGATTGACGGCAGGAGGGCCAACTGTAACCTCGCCTGTCTCGGGGTCCAGAGGTCCAAGGCGCCACAAACACTGCCTTATCTGCAACCATATGCTG CAGTAGGCCATGTCCATGGTGGAGGCAACATCAACACGAGGGCAGTGAAAGCTgccattgctgctgctgctggtggtggtgccaGCTTCGTCGACCATGGCATCCAGCAAGGGGTCCCTGCCGCGGCCTACAACATGTACGG GTACTCTCCATATTTCTCGGACTACAGCTATCAGCCACTG ACCTATTATCAGGCGTACGGTGGGCTAGCCGGAGGGGCGCAGTACCAGGTCTTCAACGGTGGCGCCACCACAGCGCCAACGGCGGGGCTAGCAATGGCTGATCCAACCGGGCTCTACCCCTACTACCAATATGCACCTGCCGTGAGTGCCGCGGCTGCATACAACATGATGCAGTACCCCCAGATGTACCAGTACGCGGCGGTCGGCGCCCCGCCAGAGAGCAGCCCGACAGCAGTGTCCGGCCTCCACCAGTTCATTGGCGCCGCTGCGTTTGAGCCTCATACTGGCAGCCAGGCGGGAG GTATGACACTGGCTCAGCTGACAGCTCCAGCTCTGCCGGCACCTGCGCCACAGTATCAGTACAGGCTCGTCTCTCCCATGCCTATTGCAACACCAGATCAGAAGAAGCCCTTAGCCTAG